In Halalkalicoccus subterraneus, one DNA window encodes the following:
- a CDS encoding CAP domain-containing protein produces MDDETDTTDNDSGDAQQNRRTTLQALGAAGLALTGCSAPAAAHGRYERRRKRDRDRKRKRKSDRNRRRRRGGCGKWCRGHKGRGREHGWGYDRDRDHRDDRTRWDDRDGETEDGDRDWWDDEEGNEDDEDEPEDDDLGEEPGENDPEPEPEPDESDNADGDGGDDESDQGADGSGDSDDDDSEGGDSGGDPGPEPEPSSFEARVEQRVHAEINAYRSDEGLGGLAYHDDLASVARAHSEDMADRDYFDHDNLEGEGPDDRLDAAGIDCRAWAENIAWESSGSVSDEDADSIADSTVEGWLDSLGHRRNIRGDYEAEGIGVAVTGRDVYITQMFCTPN; encoded by the coding sequence ATGGACGACGAAACCGACACTACCGACAACGACAGCGGCGACGCACAGCAGAACCGACGAACGACCCTCCAAGCACTCGGCGCGGCCGGGCTCGCCCTCACGGGCTGTTCCGCACCGGCAGCCGCCCACGGCAGATACGAACGCCGACGGAAGCGCGATCGGGACCGGAAACGAAAGAGAAAGAGCGACCGGAACCGCCGTCGCCGACGCGGCGGCTGCGGGAAGTGGTGCCGCGGCCACAAGGGACGCGGCCGCGAGCACGGATGGGGCTACGACCGCGACCGGGACCACCGCGACGATCGAACCCGGTGGGACGATCGGGACGGGGAGACCGAGGACGGGGATCGGGATTGGTGGGATGATGAGGAAGGGAACGAGGACGATGAGGACGAGCCGGAGGACGACGATTTGGGCGAGGAACCGGGCGAGAACGATCCCGAGCCGGAGCCTGAACCGGACGAGTCCGATAACGCTGACGGCGACGGTGGTGACGACGAGTCGGACCAGGGTGCGGACGGAAGTGGCGATTCGGACGACGACGATAGCGAGGGAGGCGACTCGGGCGGGGACCCGGGACCCGAACCCGAACCGTCGTCGTTCGAGGCGCGCGTCGAGCAGCGCGTCCACGCCGAGATCAACGCCTACCGATCCGACGAGGGGCTCGGCGGGCTTGCATATCACGACGACCTCGCGAGCGTCGCCCGCGCCCATTCGGAGGACATGGCCGACCGGGACTACTTCGACCACGACAATCTCGAGGGGGAAGGACCGGACGATCGCCTCGACGCTGCTGGCATCGACTGTCGCGCGTGGGCCGAGAACATCGCGTGGGAGTCCTCCGGTAGCGTCAGCGACGAGGACGCCGATTCGATCGCCGACAGTACCGTCGAGGGCTGGCTCGACTCGTTGGGCCACCGCCGGAACATCCGCGGCGACTACGAGGCCGAGGGGATCGGCGTTGCCGTCACCGGTCGGGACGTCTACATCACGCAGATGTTCTGTACGCCGAACTGA
- a CDS encoding MFS transporter has protein sequence MLLAVAFGWFLSISVRMVYPALLPHLRDAYGLTLATAGLLLTVLWVAYACGQLPGGILADWVGERLLLIASSLLAATMLALVVLANSALVLFAATALFGLGTALYGVSRFTILNEIYPEQIGTATGVTLAAGDLGNAIMPPTAGFVAVAVTWQYSFGIAVPLFVLAAIGLWSTLPRPESRTTTLRESLALDGVVSTLLQPAVLRGTVLLMLWSVIMQAFIGFYPTYLIDEKGLATQLSTVLFGAFFALGILMKPIAGRAYDRVGVQLPLLAIMSTTCLALVALPFVHDVWLLVPLTALASSILGFETIVISDLTRRLPDGTRGTNLGALRTVYIGLGALSPVLFGAVADQGYFDEAFLGVAGLAGVVMLIVLVSVDY, from the coding sequence ATGCTCCTCGCGGTCGCCTTCGGCTGGTTCCTCTCGATCAGCGTTCGGATGGTCTATCCAGCGCTGTTGCCCCATCTCCGCGATGCGTATGGCCTCACGCTCGCGACCGCCGGACTCCTCCTGACCGTCCTGTGGGTGGCCTACGCGTGTGGACAGCTCCCCGGCGGGATCCTCGCCGATTGGGTCGGCGAGCGCCTGCTGTTGATCGCCAGCTCCCTTTTAGCGGCGACGATGCTCGCGCTCGTCGTCCTCGCGAACTCGGCGTTGGTCCTGTTCGCTGCGACGGCCCTGTTCGGGCTGGGGACGGCGCTGTACGGCGTCTCACGGTTCACGATCCTCAACGAGATCTACCCCGAGCAGATCGGTACGGCGACGGGCGTGACGTTGGCGGCCGGCGATCTCGGAAACGCGATCATGCCGCCCACCGCCGGGTTCGTCGCGGTTGCGGTGACCTGGCAGTACAGTTTTGGGATCGCCGTTCCGCTGTTCGTCCTCGCGGCGATCGGCCTCTGGTCGACGCTTCCGAGACCTGAGTCGAGAACGACTACGCTACGCGAGAGCCTCGCGCTTGACGGCGTCGTCTCGACGCTACTCCAACCAGCCGTACTGCGTGGAACCGTGTTGCTCATGCTGTGGAGCGTGATCATGCAGGCGTTCATCGGGTTCTACCCGACGTATCTGATCGACGAGAAGGGGCTCGCGACGCAGCTCTCGACCGTCCTGTTCGGCGCCTTTTTCGCCCTCGGAATCCTGATGAAACCGATCGCCGGCCGGGCGTACGACCGGGTCGGCGTACAGCTCCCGCTGTTGGCCATCATGAGCACGACCTGTCTGGCTCTGGTTGCACTCCCGTTCGTGCACGACGTCTGGCTGCTCGTTCCCCTGACCGCGCTCGCTAGTAGCATCCTCGGGTTCGAGACGATCGTAATCTCGGACCTCACCCGTCGCCTGCCGGACGGAACGCGGGGGACGAACCTCGGCGCGCTGCGGACGGTTTACATCGGGCTCGGCGCGCTAAGCCCGGTTCTCTTCGGTGCCGTCGCGGATCAGGGCTACTTCGACGAGGCGTTTCTCGGCGTCGCCGGACTCGCCGGCGTGGTGATGCTCATCGTGCTCGTCTCGGTCGACTACTGA
- a CDS encoding DUF4399 domain-containing protein produces MQQDVSRRGFIVGTATGVAAASVAGCTQSESDETEENGSTDDNGSAADEPSVPEDASVSLSVPTADELDGLYTPLVAFFEAENFTVEEAGEVNEGAGHFHVLIDTEQIEPGETIPNDDQHLHFGDGSERGVLDLEPGEHELTLQMGNGEHVALSLTDTQSVTVDGAGEIGLDAPQDGATFSTGETITFEPSVENVVLEEAGEVTQNAGHHHVLIDTDPVDTGTVIPTDDQHLHFGDGTETPEVDASDLEVGEHDVLVQVANGVHEAYPLATDPITITVEE; encoded by the coding sequence ATGCAACAGGATGTTTCACGCCGTGGGTTCATTGTAGGGACAGCAACGGGAGTCGCTGCAGCCAGCGTCGCCGGTTGTACACAATCAGAGTCGGACGAGACGGAGGAGAACGGCTCGACGGACGATAACGGGTCGGCGGCGGACGAACCGTCGGTCCCGGAGGACGCGAGCGTCTCGTTGTCGGTGCCGACGGCCGACGAACTCGACGGTCTGTATACTCCGCTCGTCGCTTTTTTCGAGGCCGAGAACTTCACCGTAGAGGAAGCGGGGGAGGTCAACGAGGGTGCAGGCCACTTTCACGTCCTGATCGATACCGAGCAAATCGAACCGGGGGAGACGATCCCGAACGACGACCAGCATCTGCACTTCGGCGATGGCTCCGAGCGCGGCGTCCTCGATCTCGAACCGGGCGAGCACGAACTCACGCTTCAGATGGGCAATGGGGAACACGTCGCGCTATCGCTAACCGATACGCAGTCCGTTACGGTCGACGGCGCCGGCGAGATCGGTCTCGACGCGCCCCAGGACGGTGCGACGTTCTCGACCGGAGAGACGATCACGTTCGAACCGAGCGTCGAGAACGTCGTTCTCGAGGAGGCTGGCGAGGTCACCCAGAACGCTGGCCACCATCACGTACTGATAGATACGGATCCCGTCGACACGGGCACGGTCATCCCGACCGACGACCAGCATCTGCATTTCGGGGACGGAACCGAAACGCCGGAGGTCGACGCCAGCGACCTCGAAGTGGGCGAGCACGACGTCCTCGTTCAGGTCGCAAACGGCGTACACGAGGCCTACCCGCTCGCCACGGATCCCATCACGATAACCGTCGAGGAGTAA
- the uraH gene encoding hydroxyisourate hydrolase, translated as MSAGLTTHVLDTGREGPASGVDVTLQRLDSSGNAETINRGTTNDDGRLDEPLLTADRMETGTYQLLFDVGEYYRQGESESSFLETVPVRFVIDDTDEHYHVPLLLSPGGYTTYRGS; from the coding sequence ATGAGTGCGGGACTGACCACCCACGTCCTTGATACCGGTCGCGAGGGGCCCGCGTCCGGCGTCGACGTGACGCTTCAGCGATTGGATAGTTCGGGCAATGCGGAAACGATCAACCGAGGAACGACCAACGACGATGGGCGACTCGACGAGCCCCTGTTGACCGCTGATCGGATGGAAACCGGTACGTATCAGCTCCTGTTCGACGTCGGGGAGTACTACCGCCAGGGGGAGTCGGAATCGTCGTTCTTAGAGACGGTTCCCGTCCGGTTCGTCATTGATGACACGGACGAACACTACCACGTGCCGCTCCTCCTGTCTCCGGGAGGATATACGACGTACCGAGGGAGTTGA
- the pucL gene encoding factor-independent urate hydroxylase, which translates to MSYSNETDAEQRGTDRRTMNYGKEKIAVYRTYANPLEDVRTIPESSFDGRDNILFGLEVRVQFEGEEFLPSFSEADNTTVVATDSMKNFVLHQAGEYEGATAEGFLHFVGTEFLETYPHVEAVKMSAIEYPFDERPVPGEDGFEPSDLVFRVSDDESAFGEVSLERDGDELRFEEQTSGVTEIELVKVKENSFTGYVQDEYTTLPEREDRALYIALDVFWTYADPEDALGDDPQRYVPAEQVRDIAHVVFHEVNSNSIQDLIYQIGLRVLERYPQLESVSFEANNRTWIEVRDDLEGDAKVLREPPRPTGYQQFSMDRSDLEEQ; encoded by the coding sequence ATGAGTTATAGCAACGAAACCGACGCAGAACAGCGGGGTACCGATCGACGAACGATGAACTACGGAAAGGAGAAGATTGCGGTCTACCGGACCTACGCGAACCCGTTGGAGGACGTTCGGACTATTCCGGAATCGTCCTTCGACGGCCGTGACAACATCCTCTTCGGACTGGAAGTGCGCGTACAGTTCGAGGGGGAGGAGTTCTTGCCGTCGTTCAGCGAGGCGGACAACACCACGGTGGTAGCGACGGATTCGATGAAGAACTTCGTGCTCCATCAGGCAGGGGAGTACGAGGGAGCGACGGCGGAGGGCTTTCTCCATTTCGTCGGAACGGAGTTCCTTGAGACCTACCCGCACGTCGAGGCGGTGAAGATGTCGGCCATCGAGTATCCGTTCGACGAACGACCGGTGCCGGGCGAGGACGGGTTCGAACCGAGCGACCTCGTGTTCCGCGTCTCCGACGACGAATCGGCGTTTGGCGAGGTGTCCCTCGAACGGGACGGCGACGAGTTGCGGTTCGAAGAACAAACGAGCGGTGTTACCGAGATCGAACTCGTCAAAGTCAAGGAGAACTCCTTTACCGGGTACGTTCAGGACGAGTACACCACGCTTCCCGAACGGGAGGACCGCGCGCTCTACATCGCGCTTGACGTCTTCTGGACCTACGCCGATCCGGAGGACGCGCTGGGGGATGACCCCCAGCGGTACGTCCCGGCCGAGCAAGTCCGCGACATCGCCCACGTCGTGTTCCACGAGGTGAACTCGAACTCGATCCAGGACCTGATCTATCAGATCGGCCTCCGTGTCTTGGAACGGTATCCGCAGCTCGAATCCGTCAGTTTCGAAGCGAACAACCGGACGTGGATCGAGGTGCGCGACGATTTGGAGGGGGATGCGAAAGTCCTCCGGGAGCCGCCCCGTCCGACCGGCTATCAACAGTTCTCGATGGATCGCAGTGACCTGGAGGAACAATGA
- the uraD gene encoding 2-oxo-4-hydroxy-4-carboxy-5-ureidoimidazoline decarboxylase, translating into MTRLTVEDLNQSDEEQFVDALGGVYEESPWVATRAWSERPFSSIDDLQRTMADVVRNASRDERLELLRAHPDLGERTEMTDESREEQASAGLDQLSPDQYETFHRLNETYRETFGFPFIMAVKDESVDAIQRAMEDRIEHSRSEEFRTALDEVNAIAELRLDELTASRDGRQERH; encoded by the coding sequence ATGACGCGACTCACGGTTGAGGACCTGAATCAGTCCGACGAAGAACAGTTCGTGGACGCCCTCGGTGGCGTGTACGAGGAATCGCCGTGGGTAGCTACGCGAGCCTGGTCGGAACGGCCGTTCTCCTCCATCGACGACCTGCAGCGGACCATGGCGGACGTCGTTCGCAACGCCTCACGGGACGAACGGCTGGAGCTATTGCGGGCCCATCCCGATCTCGGCGAGCGTACGGAGATGACCGACGAGTCCCGAGAGGAACAGGCCTCCGCCGGACTCGATCAGCTGAGTCCCGACCAGTACGAAACGTTTCACCGTCTGAACGAGACCTACCGGGAGACGTTCGGGTTCCCGTTCATCATGGCGGTGAAAGACGAATCCGTCGATGCGATCCAGCGGGCCATGGAAGACCGGATCGAGCACTCCCGGTCCGAGGAGTTCCGGACCGCCTTGGACGAGGTCAACGCCATCGCAGAACTTCGACTCGATGAGCTAACGGCATCGCGCGACGGGAGACAGGAGCGACACTGA
- a CDS encoding Zn-dependent hydrolase, with protein sequence MDQQLHRHIDEDRLRTDITQTAEFGSVTGEEGHCRTVLTGTDANRHAREYLVKALAERGLDVAIDAVGNITGRWVPEGVNPAASAVATGSHLDSVISGGIFDGVLGVYAGLESIRAMQDAALSPDRPIEIVSFTEEEGGRFSDGVLGSSVAIGATGVADALATSDDDGVALAEALERIGFRGEGRLDATAWDSWLELHVEQGTRLEDVGASAGIVTHITGTIRCHIDVIGEADHAGTTSMTSRTDALTAASELALEIESVTNGIVETDSETAVGTVGQFDVEPGSINVIPGSVHLGVDIRDVEYDSMERIVASIRRCLGRLEDERGVETSFSRPYDIEPTSMSERCITALHGAATRTGVDTVDLHSGAGHDTMHVAKATDGGLVFAPSKGGYSHSAAEWTDWSDCATATRVLAEALYDLASA encoded by the coding sequence ATGGATCAGCAACTCCACCGGCATATCGACGAGGATAGGCTCCGAACGGACATCACGCAGACTGCCGAGTTCGGGTCGGTGACCGGCGAAGAGGGGCACTGTCGAACGGTCCTGACCGGAACGGACGCCAACAGACATGCCCGAGAGTACCTCGTCAAGGCACTCGCCGAGCGCGGTCTAGACGTGGCCATCGACGCGGTTGGCAACATCACCGGCCGGTGGGTACCGGAGGGTGTCAACCCAGCCGCGAGTGCGGTTGCGACCGGCAGTCATCTCGACTCAGTCATTTCCGGGGGGATCTTCGACGGCGTACTCGGCGTCTATGCGGGCCTCGAGTCGATCCGCGCCATGCAAGACGCCGCGCTCTCCCCCGATCGTCCGATCGAAATCGTCTCGTTCACAGAGGAGGAGGGCGGACGGTTTTCCGACGGCGTGCTCGGCTCCTCAGTCGCGATCGGTGCGACCGGCGTAGCGGACGCGCTCGCAACAAGCGACGACGACGGCGTAGCGCTTGCCGAAGCGTTGGAACGGATCGGATTCCGGGGCGAGGGACGTCTGGACGCCACGGCGTGGGACTCGTGGCTCGAACTCCACGTCGAACAGGGGACTCGATTGGAGGACGTCGGCGCTTCCGCCGGTATCGTGACACATATCACCGGGACGATCCGCTGTCATATCGATGTTATCGGCGAGGCGGACCACGCCGGAACCACGTCGATGACCTCTCGGACCGATGCGTTGACTGCGGCGAGCGAACTGGCGCTCGAAATCGAGTCGGTAACGAACGGGATCGTCGAAACGGACAGCGAGACCGCCGTCGGAACCGTCGGCCAGTTCGACGTCGAACCGGGCTCGATCAACGTCATCCCCGGTTCGGTCCATCTCGGGGTCGACATCCGCGACGTCGAGTACGACTCCATGGAGCGGATCGTCGCGAGCATTCGGCGCTGCTTGGGACGGTTGGAGGACGAACGCGGCGTCGAGACGTCGTTCAGCCGCCCGTACGATATCGAACCCACCTCAATGAGCGAACGCTGTATCACGGCCCTTCACGGTGCGGCCACGCGGACGGGTGTCGACACTGTAGATCTGCATTCCGGGGCCGGACACGATACGATGCACGTCGCAAAAGCGACCGATGGAGGCCTCGTTTTCGCCCCGTCGAAGGGCGGGTATTCACACAGCGCGGCCGAGTGGACCGACTGGAGCGACTGTGCCACCGCGACGCGGGTGCTCGCGGAGGCGCTCTACGATCTGGCGAGCGCGTGA
- a CDS encoding DUF3830 family protein has protein sequence MSALEFEIEERSFTAELHEDAAPESVAAVKEFLPLQSELMHVRWSGHATWINIDEIELPELPRENHTVYPSYGDILLYPGYRNEQEILVPCGSTCFKSPAGELAGNHVATLEAPREELREMEQETLRTGLKDVTIRLQE, from the coding sequence ATGAGCGCACTAGAATTCGAGATCGAAGAGCGGTCGTTTACGGCGGAACTGCACGAGGACGCGGCACCCGAATCGGTTGCTGCCGTGAAGGAGTTCCTTCCCCTGCAGTCGGAGTTGATGCACGTCCGTTGGAGTGGTCACGCGACATGGATCAACATCGACGAGATCGAGCTGCCTGAGCTGCCACGGGAGAACCACACGGTGTATCCCTCCTACGGGGACATCCTCCTCTACCCCGGCTACAGGAACGAACAGGAGATCCTCGTTCCGTGCGGGTCGACCTGTTTCAAGAGCCCGGCGGGCGAACTCGCCGGTAACCACGTCGCGACGCTTGAAGCACCGCGCGAGGAACTCCGTGAGATGGAACAGGAGACGCTTCGAACCGGACTGAAGGACGTAACGATCCGCCTGCAGGAGTAG
- a CDS encoding dihydroorotase — translation MAIDTVISGGTLVTTRTTRAADIAIDDGTIVSIGAGHAMPDAEQTVDASGLLVLPGVVDPHVHIDDHVSLDTYERATSAAALGGVTTVIDFAWQSYVTDESPWDEERTLHDGVERKRGKGEGALVDFGLHGGILREDPALFDELASLVESGITSFKMYTTYEFGLSNGFIRAVLERLGELDAVGVAHTEDDSVCESLTAEFRAADRDDPTWLPAARPDYAEAMAADDVARLARETGTKYYGIHTSCRKAADALARYQDDGSHVRGETCTHYTTLTDEVYEELGTLPKIAPPIRTGDDTDAMFEHLRKGALSVVSTDHVAQTRDRKENSEWWEDPFGANGLQTSLPVFHDEAVNERGLSYPFLVRVMCANPAQTFGLPQKGTLEPGTDADIVLFDPDETYTISARDNASIADYTIYEGREVTGRVKRTYLRGEPVADDGVVVGEAGRGEFVPRECPVWDDN, via the coding sequence ATGGCCATCGACACGGTGATTAGCGGAGGAACACTTGTTACCACCCGGACGACCCGTGCGGCTGATATCGCAATAGACGACGGAACGATCGTCAGTATCGGAGCCGGACACGCCATGCCGGACGCCGAACAAACCGTCGACGCATCCGGTCTTCTCGTACTACCGGGGGTCGTCGATCCACACGTCCATATCGACGACCACGTCTCGCTCGATACGTACGAAAGAGCGACGAGCGCAGCCGCATTGGGCGGCGTAACGACGGTTATCGACTTCGCCTGGCAGTCCTACGTCACCGACGAGAGCCCCTGGGACGAGGAAAGGACGCTCCACGACGGTGTCGAGCGAAAGCGTGGGAAGGGCGAGGGTGCGCTCGTCGATTTCGGGTTGCACGGCGGGATCCTCCGCGAGGATCCGGCGCTGTTCGACGAGTTAGCGTCCCTCGTCGAGTCGGGGATCACCTCGTTCAAGATGTACACCACCTACGAGTTCGGGCTCTCGAACGGGTTCATCCGTGCAGTGCTCGAACGGCTTGGAGAGCTGGATGCGGTCGGCGTCGCCCACACGGAGGACGACAGCGTCTGCGAATCGCTGACTGCCGAATTCCGGGCTGCGGACCGGGACGATCCGACGTGGCTTCCCGCTGCCCGGCCCGATTATGCGGAGGCGATGGCGGCGGACGACGTCGCCAGGCTCGCACGGGAAACCGGCACGAAGTACTACGGCATTCACACCTCCTGTCGGAAGGCAGCAGACGCCCTCGCCCGATACCAAGACGACGGTAGTCACGTTCGTGGCGAGACCTGTACGCACTATACGACCCTGACCGATGAGGTATACGAGGAGCTGGGGACCCTTCCGAAGATCGCGCCGCCGATCCGCACCGGTGACGATACCGACGCGATGTTCGAACACCTCAGAAAGGGCGCGCTGAGCGTCGTTTCGACGGATCACGTCGCACAAACCCGCGACCGGAAGGAGAACAGCGAGTGGTGGGAGGACCCCTTCGGTGCGAACGGTTTGCAGACGAGTCTGCCGGTGTTTCACGACGAGGCCGTGAACGAGCGCGGGTTGTCGTACCCGTTCCTCGTCCGCGTGATGTGTGCGAACCCGGCACAGACGTTCGGCCTCCCACAGAAAGGGACCCTCGAACCGGGAACCGACGCGGATATCGTGCTGTTCGATCCGGACGAAACGTACACGATCTCGGCGCGAGACAACGCCTCAATCGCCGACTACACGATCTACGAGGGTCGCGAGGTCACCGGGAGGGTAAAGCGGACGTATCTCCGGGGAGAACCCGTTGCCGACGACGGAGTCGTCGTCGGCGAGGCCGGTCGCGGCGAGTTCGTTCCCCGCGAGTGCCCCGTTTGGGACGATAACTAA
- a CDS encoding IclR family transcriptional regulator, whose translation MPPTGTKSDPRTLTTVLNAIEITRALMRLDGAGVTELADHLDESKSTTYTYLKSLEKGGLVTKADDDYRLSYEMLIFGEYVRNQSLLYTIGKSEIDGLAAETGQYAHLVVAENGRGHNLYKSKGDRAVGEDYQTAKFQQRDYLHITASGKAILAYLPHERAEEIIGRHGLPARTDRTITHRERLFEELDEIREQGYSHNDEEEIEGFRAIGAPIRSRDEAVLGSISVSGPKSVFGDESEYQEIVDLVVNTANVIEVNVNMSTRSSEIIEDEN comes from the coding sequence ATGCCGCCCACCGGTACGAAATCCGATCCACGGACGTTGACCACAGTGCTCAACGCGATCGAGATCACGCGTGCGCTCATGCGTCTCGATGGAGCGGGGGTGACGGAACTCGCGGACCACCTCGACGAATCGAAGAGCACGACGTACACCTATCTCAAATCGCTCGAGAAAGGCGGTCTCGTTACGAAAGCCGATGACGACTATCGGCTATCGTACGAGATGCTGATTTTCGGCGAGTACGTGCGCAATCAGAGCCTCCTGTATACGATCGGCAAATCCGAAATAGACGGTTTGGCAGCGGAAACGGGCCAGTACGCACACCTAGTCGTGGCTGAAAACGGGCGCGGTCATAACCTGTACAAATCGAAGGGGGACCGAGCAGTCGGGGAGGACTATCAAACGGCCAAGTTCCAGCAGCGAGATTACCTCCATATCACCGCTTCCGGGAAGGCAATCCTCGCGTACCTCCCCCACGAGCGGGCCGAAGAGATCATCGGCCGCCATGGGCTCCCCGCTCGTACCGACCGAACGATAACCCATCGGGAACGCTTGTTCGAAGAGTTGGACGAGATACGCGAACAGGGCTACTCGCACAACGACGAGGAGGAAATCGAGGGGTTCCGAGCTATCGGCGCTCCGATCAGGTCCCGCGACGAAGCGGTGCTTGGCTCGATAAGCGTTTCCGGTCCGAAAAGCGTGTTCGGCGACGAGTCCGAGTACCAGGAGATCGTCGACCTGGTGGTCAACACGGCGAACGTCATCGAGGTGAACGTGAATATGTCCACGAGGAGTTCGGAGATAATCGAAGACGAGAACTGA
- a CDS encoding uracil-xanthine permease family protein, with amino-acid sequence MSNERGKEINLEYGLDEKPPLPKSILLALQHVSVMIVPSTAVAFIVAGAAGLGAGDTTYLVQMVILFAGIATVVQAYTVGPVGARLPIVMGTSFAFVGAMSSIGASSGLDVVFGSIVVAATVVPFLLGWQFNRLQSFFPPLVTGLIVVIIGLYLIPVGMEYAAGGVDSAGFGAPYNLALAALVLGITVAFNLLLKGVWRMMSILIGISVGYVAAIALGLVDFMPVADAAWITIPTPGEFGFSFEPIPLVTFAFLFFVSGMETIGDMSGITAAEGRNPTADEFRGGIFADGFISAIGAVFGSFPQTSFSQNVGIINFTGIMSRHIVGIGGVILVVLGLVPKIGAIVTTIPTAVFGGAVLVMVGMVAASGMRLLFLNVEMNRRNMVIVATALGLGLGVATVPEALAELPAGVGTFFGEPVIMTGLAALLLNTFVPGHSSPLFDAPERVPPLSEPVDDD; translated from the coding sequence ATGTCCAATGAACGCGGAAAAGAGATCAATTTAGAATACGGTCTCGACGAAAAACCACCATTACCGAAATCAATTCTCCTCGCATTACAACACGTGTCCGTCATGATCGTCCCCTCGACCGCGGTCGCGTTCATCGTCGCGGGGGCCGCGGGACTGGGCGCTGGCGATACGACGTATTTGGTCCAGATGGTGATCCTGTTCGCCGGAATCGCGACCGTGGTACAAGCGTACACCGTCGGCCCGGTCGGTGCGAGGCTCCCGATCGTCATGGGAACGAGCTTCGCCTTCGTGGGAGCGATGAGTTCTATCGGCGCGAGTTCCGGTCTCGACGTCGTCTTCGGGTCGATCGTCGTCGCGGCGACCGTCGTCCCTTTCCTGCTCGGGTGGCAGTTCAATCGGCTCCAATCGTTCTTCCCACCGCTGGTCACGGGGCTGATCGTGGTCATCATCGGACTCTATCTCATCCCCGTTGGAATGGAGTACGCCGCGGGTGGTGTGGACTCGGCCGGTTTCGGCGCGCCGTATAACCTCGCGCTCGCCGCGTTGGTGCTGGGAATCACCGTCGCGTTCAACCTGCTTCTAAAGGGGGTTTGGCGAATGATGAGTATTCTCATCGGTATCAGCGTCGGCTACGTCGCTGCGATCGCACTCGGGCTGGTCGATTTCATGCCGGTCGCCGATGCGGCGTGGATCACGATCCCAACGCCGGGTGAGTTCGGATTCAGCTTCGAGCCGATTCCACTGGTTACGTTCGCGTTCCTGTTTTTCGTCTCGGGGATGGAAACGATCGGCGATATGTCCGGGATCACCGCGGCGGAAGGACGAAACCCGACTGCGGACGAGTTTCGCGGTGGGATCTTCGCCGATGGGTTCATCAGCGCGATCGGCGCCGTCTTCGGATCGTTTCCCCAGACCTCCTTCTCACAGAACGTCGGTATCATCAACTTCACCGGGATCATGAGCCGACACATCGTCGGGATCGGCGGCGTCATCCTCGTCGTGCTCGGGCTCGTTCCGAAGATCGGGGCGATCGTAACGACCATTCCCACCGCCGTCTTCGGGGGCGCAGTGCTGGTCATGGTGGGGATGGTGGCCGCGAGCGGAATGCGGTTGCTGTTCTTGAACGTCGAGATGAACCGCCGGAACATGGTCATCGTCGCGACCGCGCTCGGCCTCGGACTGGGTGTCGCGACTGTGCCTGAGGCACTCGCCGAGCTGCCTGCCGGCGTGGGGACCTTTTTCGGCGAGCCGGTGATCATGACCGGTCTGGCTGCACTGCTGTTGAACACGTTCGTTCCGGGCCACTCGAGTCCCCTGTTCGATGCACCCGAGCGCGTCCCGCCGCTCTCCGAGCCCGTCGACGACGACTGA